Proteins from a single region of Nakamurella deserti:
- a CDS encoding NAD(P)H-dependent glycerol-3-phosphate dehydrogenase encodes MPIDRVAVLGAGSWGTTFAKVLTDAGRSVRLWTRRAGLARQINEGRENLDYLPGIRLPDGLSATSDVEIALAGVDAVVCAVPSQTLRENMAVWREYLPPDVPVVSLAKGVEIGTGLRMSEVIASVGHLDPRRVVVLSGPNLALEIAQGQATATVMACTDHDAAVAVQLASANSYFRPFTITDVIGAEIAGTGKNVIALACGMAEGLGLARNTQASLMTRGLHEISRLGEALGGRAATFAGLAGLGDLIATCSSPLSRNRSFGLRLAQGMTVEQAQAAGSGQVAEGVISCRSLRNLALRHGVSLPITQAVFEVCYHALPPAELVSTLMRPDYTPE; translated from the coding sequence ATGCCCATCGACAGGGTGGCCGTGCTCGGCGCGGGCTCCTGGGGGACCACGTTCGCCAAGGTGCTGACCGACGCGGGCCGCTCGGTGCGGCTGTGGACCCGGCGCGCCGGCCTCGCCCGCCAGATCAACGAGGGCCGCGAGAACCTCGACTACCTCCCGGGTATCAGGCTGCCGGACGGGCTCTCGGCCACCAGCGACGTCGAGATCGCGCTGGCGGGCGTCGACGCCGTGGTGTGCGCCGTCCCCAGCCAGACGCTGCGGGAGAACATGGCGGTCTGGCGGGAGTACCTGCCGCCGGACGTGCCCGTCGTGTCGCTGGCCAAGGGCGTCGAGATCGGCACCGGCCTGCGGATGAGCGAGGTCATCGCCTCGGTGGGGCATCTCGACCCACGGCGCGTGGTCGTCCTCAGCGGGCCCAACCTCGCGCTGGAGATCGCCCAGGGCCAGGCGACGGCCACCGTGATGGCCTGCACCGACCACGACGCCGCGGTCGCGGTGCAGTTGGCCAGCGCCAACTCCTACTTCCGCCCGTTCACCATCACCGACGTCATCGGCGCCGAGATCGCCGGTACCGGGAAGAACGTCATCGCCCTGGCCTGCGGGATGGCGGAGGGGCTGGGTCTGGCCCGTAACACCCAGGCCTCGCTGATGACCCGCGGGCTGCACGAGATCAGCCGCCTCGGCGAGGCTCTCGGCGGGCGCGCGGCGACCTTCGCCGGCCTCGCCGGCCTCGGCGACCTGATCGCCACCTGCTCGTCGCCGCTGTCACGCAACCGCAGCTTCGGCCTCCGGCTCGCGCAGGGGATGACCGTCGAGCAGGCCCAGGCCGCCGGCAGCGGACAGGTGGCCGAGGGCGTGATCAGCTGCCGGTCGTTGCGCAATCTCGCGCTCCGGCACGGGGTGTCGCTGCCGATCACCCAGGCCGTCTTCGAGGTCTGCTACCACGCGCTGCCACCGGCGGAGCTCGTCAGCACGCTGATGCGGCCCGATTACACGCCGGAATGA
- a CDS encoding lysophospholipid acyltransferase family protein, with protein sequence MAHSTDGAPDDAPATRTRRSRNLERDNGWIVVCRIVFYPLTALLGRRRFRGMEHLQVPAGALLVANHVSHLDPVYDAVYVRKAGRWPHFMAKASIWKVPGVGTLMRGARQIPVERSGGAGQQSLQPAIVALNAGRIVVIYPDGTITRDPDTWPMRPKAGVAVLALAGDFPVIPVVNWGTQHVFVPYVKKGRFRPWPRKDVVVAAGPPIDLSAFRGREVDARLVRDVSLHIMGAVRDLLAEVRQEPAPQRFFVPPREPKPGRPSDDPTADPIGGPVAGEAPDEGTGTGA encoded by the coding sequence GTGGCGCACAGCACAGACGGGGCACCGGACGACGCGCCGGCGACGCGGACGCGGCGGTCCCGGAACCTGGAGCGGGACAACGGCTGGATCGTGGTGTGCCGCATCGTGTTCTACCCCCTGACCGCCCTGCTGGGTCGCCGCCGCTTCCGCGGCATGGAGCACCTGCAGGTACCGGCGGGCGCCCTGCTGGTCGCCAACCACGTGTCCCACCTCGATCCCGTCTACGACGCGGTCTACGTCCGCAAGGCCGGCCGCTGGCCGCACTTCATGGCCAAGGCGTCGATCTGGAAGGTCCCCGGCGTCGGCACCCTGATGCGCGGAGCCCGGCAGATCCCCGTGGAACGCTCCGGTGGCGCCGGCCAGCAGAGCCTGCAACCGGCGATCGTCGCCCTGAACGCGGGCCGCATCGTCGTCATCTACCCCGACGGCACCATCACCCGCGATCCCGACACCTGGCCGATGCGGCCCAAGGCGGGCGTCGCCGTGCTGGCCCTGGCCGGCGACTTCCCGGTGATCCCGGTCGTCAACTGGGGCACCCAGCACGTCTTCGTGCCGTACGTGAAGAAGGGCCGCTTCCGGCCATGGCCCCGCAAGGACGTCGTCGTCGCCGCCGGCCCGCCGATCGACCTGTCCGCCTTCCGCGGCCGCGAGGTCGACGCGCGGCTCGTCCGTGACGTCTCGCTGCACATCATGGGCGCGGTGCGCGACCTGCTGGCCGAGGTGCGTCAGGAGCCGGCGCCGCAACGGTTCTTCGTACCGCCCCGGGAACCGAAGCCCGGGCGGCCGTCGGACGACCCCACCGCCGATCCGATCGGTGGCCCCGTCGCGGGCGAGGCCCCGGACGAGGGGACCGGCACCGGCGCGTGA